The following coding sequences lie in one Spinacia oleracea cultivar Varoflay chromosome 1, BTI_SOV_V1, whole genome shotgun sequence genomic window:
- the LOC130469310 gene encoding uncharacterized protein has protein sequence MAKNRGKNKFVVGSSSERENVPSGRLPKSSRGRPSERPLEKSSIGWDASEDERATSGERAGFSGVRRRYSEFPVHWSEADPKGKYASILHETTQIDGPLEKSVSGDWLVEAKLGNYHRKAEELYGIQHALGYWCELPEQERPRVTHPPRGFISVYTHHLENGLRFPLDPFVSEVLVSYNISLAQLTPKSMWHIIGFRWVCDFVNFPCSVAIFRDLHDLVLNHASKGDGYGWWTIVNKKSRKRGDPNYITAYPYLSSDHNWKTEWLLVRVPTDPKHPNFYRPPKWFVAPDPDMRGVAAPDRNHRHYVDLLQWFLAQEDNHRLPSSWLPNLNYILREDILAVAGLSRIFDREYGFSCIDPKKLGISLDLKTIHDPAPEYKFGKDNPRNPRLKDYVLSPLGVARISEVRADPWDSASSVEAVPVKVVLPELKTTSDPDQRKRKGSTLLRPSTHPKKAKASQPSEKEAVSEVMPPPKNLLHFMPLPGQKLKSVVVAEPPAVDQPLIEEDIIPSPLKPSAALGIEIQDITEVMEAIEADFVPGSDVPEVAGEKKESADLPFEREKSPDKEMIDLSGPEAAVPEVQKEVPSAGEEEQPEQGLTRKRRHSTLGSTSTSALDRLIHADPCSDVPLKRIPEEVREAMARYARAPILGEDPLAHVGSLVGPEAARENLLRANPQWRVPGAEERNPAMMAQYYLNEAVFWSSFASECSSVEEKQLRKYREAYARDIPILDQKAGQLLSELTELKQLYLHYSREARESAEKIGTEVSQLIFRVEEDAEKIASFAEEKKDMAAKFASELEEKDRLFQEMKSKFEAADKERKEAELRLHHFVQHRELIQQQADKVPVLRLKLREKDDYIRKLEQERVNLYTADQCREQYWNGILGARRMFAKHMPHFPWNEKVPLWMQAEDHLVECQADRDEAEAERQAALAEARAQKATSEGDTTAGGSSKDAPLGAASETPKS, from the exons atggcaaagaataggggcaaaaaCAAGTTCGttgttggctcctctagtgagagagagaacgtgccttcggggagGTTACCGAAATCTTCGAGGGGTCGACCTTCGGAGAGGCCGTTGGAGAAGAGTTcgattggttgggatgcttccgaaGATGAACGTGCAACCTCTGGTGAGAGAGCTGGTTTTTCGGGTGTTCGTCGTCGTTACtccgagtttccagttcattggtcggaagctgatccgaagggcaagtatgcctcaattttgcatgagaccacgcagatcgacggtccgttggagaaatcggtcagcggtgactggttggtggaagcgaagttagggaattatcatcggaaggccgaggagctatacggaattcagcatgccttggggtactggtgcgagcttcctgaacaagagcgtcctcgggtgactcatccaccgagggggttcatttccgtgtatactcaccatttggagaatggtctccgctttcctttggatccgttcgtatccgaggttttggtgtcgtacaacattagtttggcccagctcacacccaaatctatgtggcacataatcggatttagatgggtgtgtgacttcgtcaatttcccttgctctgtcgctatttttcgggatcttcacgatctggttctcaaccatgcttccaagggtgatgggtatggttggtggaccattgtcaacaagaagtcccgaaagaggggggatccgaactacatcacggcgtacccctaccttagctctgaccacaattggaagacggagtggttgctcgtccgtgtgccgacggatccgaagcatcccaacttttatcgtcctccgaagtggttcgtggctcctgatcctgatatgagggGTGTGGCGGCTCCAGATCGGAACCATCGCCACTATGTGGacctcctccagtggttcttggctcaagaggataaccaccgactgccgtctagctggctcccgaatctcaattacattctgagggaggacattcttgctgttgccggtctcagcaggatttttgacaggg agtacggctttagctgcattgatcctaagaagttgggcatttctttggatttgaagactattcacgacccggctcccgagtacaagttcggaaaagataaccctcgtaatcctcgtctgaaggattacgtgttgtctcctttgggggttgctcggatatccgaagttcgagctgatccgtgggattccgcCTCTTCTGTTGAAGCTGTTCCTGTGAAGGTTGTGCTTCCTGAGTTGAAGACGActtcggatccg gatcaacgcaaaaggaagggtagcactcttttgaggccttccacgcatccgaagaaagcgaaggcttctcagccctcggagaag GAAGCagtttcggaagtcatgcctcctcctaagaatcttcttcacttcatgcccttgcccgggcagaagttaaagagtgtggtggttgctgaaCCGCCGGCCGTGGATCAGCCGCTgatcgaggaagatatcatccCTTCTCCCCTTAAACCATCTGCTGCTTTGGGGATCgaaatccaggatatcaccgaggtgatggaggcgattgaagccgattttgttcctggttcggatgtccctgaggtagctggggagaagaaggagtctgctgatcttcccttcgagagggagaagagtccagacaaggagatgatagatctctcgggccccgaagctgcggtccccgaggttcagaaggaggttccctctgctggagaggaggagcagcccgagcaaggtttgacgaggaagaggcgccactcaactttgggttctacttctacctcggccctggataggctgatccatgctgatccctgttcggatgttccgctaaaacggatccccgaagaagtaagggaggcgatggctcgatatgccagggctccgattttgggagaggaccctttggctcacgtgggatccttggtgggccccgaggctgctcgggagaatctgcttcgtgctaacccgcagtggagggttcctggggccgaagagaggaatccggcaatgatggcccagtactatctgaacgag gctgttttctggtcttcgttcgcttccgagtgtagctcggttgaggagaaacaactgaggaaatatcgtgaggcttatgctcgtgatattcccattttggaccagaaggctgggcaactcCTCTCCGAGCTTACGGAACTCAAGCAGCTGTACCTTCACTATAGTCGCGAGGCTAGAGAGTCTGCTGAGAAGATCGGGACCGAGGTTAGCCAGCTCATCTTCCgagttgaagaggatgctgagaagatcgcttcctttgctgaggagaagaaggatatggccgctaagttcgctagcgaacttgaGGAAAAAGATAGACTCTTCCAGGAGATGAAGTCTAAATTTGAAGCGGCCGACAAGGAGCGTAAAGAGGCGGAGTTAAGGCTCCACCATTTTGTCCAGCATCGGGAGCTGATCCAGCAGCAAGCTGATAAGGTGCCTGTCCTTCGGCTGAAGCTTCGGGAAAAAGATGACTATATTCGGAAGCTGGAGCAGGAGCGAGTcaacctctacactgctgatcagtgtagagagcagtactggaacggcatcctgggtgctcggcgcatgtttgcgaagcacatgcctcacttcccttggaacgagaaagttcctctatggatgcaggccgaggaccacttggtggaatgccaagctgatcgagatgaagctgaagctgaacgccaagctgctcttgcagaggctcgggcccagaaggcaacttccgaaggtgataccactgctgggggttcttcgaaggatgctcccctaggggccgcttctgagactcccaagagttag